A single region of the Pirellulales bacterium genome encodes:
- a CDS encoding DUF1559 domain-containing protein — MRRASDKSSGFTLVELLVVISIIGVLIGLLLPAVQAAREAARLMQCSNNVRQLCVALTSFHTANNAFPPGLPSCMNTTQSANYPYVGGIGSSTPTACTCCGPNWEVAILPFMEEQAIYTNLLTCLDSNAPPNSGGSFNACSTCGVNGTNSGNSVTWIGVGLSNTGTPIIPAPYVCPDGGDNLTPFTGAGMTGGIAKGNYAANWGAGTWNPLATTTYIGTYGGIFDVAALPLTSNNGVQVGRGKLGSRLGVRMEDILDGASNTMMVSEVVGIASATDMRGAWTWAAMGASAFSTGATITNSNGVITATNVHVPNTSLKDDLPNIDNTVIQTTSPLQATQDSTANNWVAAARSNHSANFVNVGFADGSVHKFNDTTDPTVWAGMATRAGHENTQITP; from the coding sequence ATGCGCAGGGCTTCGGATAAATCGAGCGGTTTTACGTTGGTGGAATTGCTGGTGGTGATCAGCATCATCGGCGTGCTCATCGGGCTGTTGCTGCCGGCGGTGCAAGCCGCTCGCGAGGCGGCCCGGCTAATGCAATGCTCGAACAACGTCAGGCAGCTCTGCGTCGCCCTGACGAGCTTCCACACGGCCAACAACGCTTTCCCGCCCGGGCTGCCCAGTTGTATGAACACGACGCAATCCGCTAACTATCCGTATGTTGGCGGGATCGGCAGCAGTACGCCGACCGCATGCACCTGCTGCGGACCGAACTGGGAGGTTGCCATCCTGCCCTTCATGGAAGAGCAAGCGATCTATACTAATCTGCTGACGTGCCTCGATTCGAACGCGCCGCCCAATTCTGGCGGGTCGTTCAACGCCTGCTCGACTTGCGGCGTGAATGGCACCAATAGCGGCAATAGCGTCACCTGGATCGGTGTCGGGCTGAGCAACACGGGCACGCCGATTATTCCCGCTCCGTATGTCTGCCCCGATGGCGGCGATAATCTCACTCCGTTCACCGGCGCCGGCATGACGGGCGGAATCGCCAAGGGAAATTATGCCGCCAATTGGGGCGCCGGCACTTGGAACCCACTCGCCACGACCACCTACATCGGTACCTATGGCGGCATCTTCGACGTCGCCGCCTTGCCGCTGACTTCGAACAATGGCGTGCAGGTCGGCCGCGGAAAGCTCGGCTCGCGACTGGGCGTGCGCATGGAAGACATCCTCGACGGCGCCTCGAACACGATGATGGTCAGTGAAGTGGTGGGCATCGCATCGGCCACCGACATGCGCGGCGCATGGACCTGGGCCGCGATGGGCGCTTCCGCGTTTTCAACCGGGGCGACGATCACCAACAGCAACGGCGTGATCACCGCCACGAACGTGCATGTGCCCAACACTTCGCTCAAAGACGACTTGCCGAACATCGACAACACCGTGATCCAGACGACGAGCCCGCTGCAGGCAACGCAAGACAGCACGGCAAACAACTGGGTAGCCGCCGCCCGCAGCAACCACTCGGCGAACTTCGTCAACGTCGGGTTCGCCGACGGGTCGGTCCACAAGTTCAACGACACGACCGACCCCACGGTTTGGGCCGGCATGGCGACCCGCGCCGGACACGAGAACACCCAGATTACGCCATAG
- a CDS encoding transcription termination/antitermination NusG family protein, producing MPILARESDIFPEHLLDPADDGPAKSAPWWALYTLPRREKELMRRLRTWEVPFYSPIIETRRQSPQGRIRKSYVPLFGSYVFLCGGEEQRYRALTTNCVSRCLTVPDSDLLIADLRQIRRLIQADVPLTPESRIQAGTPVRVRSGSLMGVEGVVVRRQNKARLLVAVRFLQKGASLLLDDFQVEAI from the coding sequence ATGCCGATTCTTGCCCGAGAAAGCGATATTTTCCCCGAGCATCTCCTCGACCCGGCCGATGATGGGCCAGCAAAGTCGGCCCCTTGGTGGGCGCTGTATACGTTGCCCCGGCGGGAAAAAGAACTGATGCGCCGGCTGCGAACCTGGGAAGTGCCATTCTACTCGCCGATTATCGAGACGCGAAGGCAATCGCCTCAAGGGCGAATCCGCAAATCGTATGTCCCGCTATTCGGAAGTTACGTGTTTTTGTGCGGGGGGGAGGAGCAGCGCTATCGGGCCCTTACGACCAACTGCGTGTCGCGCTGCCTGACCGTTCCCGACAGCGATCTGCTAATCGCCGATCTGCGGCAGATACGGCGATTGATTCAAGCCGATGTGCCGCTCACCCCGGAATCGAGAATCCAGGCCGGTACGCCGGTTCGAGTGCGGTCCGGCTCGTTGATGGGGGTCGAGGGGGTTGTCGTGAGGCGGCAGAATAAGGCCCGACTACTGGTTGCCGTTCGCTTCCTGCAAAAGGGCGCATCGCTGCTGTTGGATGATTTCCAGGTTGAAGCAATTTAG
- a CDS encoding nucleoside-diphosphate sugar epimerase/dehydratase, whose product MTKSRITPPWFVRRAILVVGVHLIAFLAAYLLAFALRFDFRFDTQEVITFWFTVPGVLMIKALVFYLTGQYRLSWRSVTFSDLASLIKAATLSLLAIFVLYFLIEPTRTLGRAIPLIDWANTILILGGLRAFHRMSREEFRFFYRPSGARKALIVGANQSGHNLARHLYTADPQKYLALGFLDHDLKRLGSLHAGLPVLGRPEEAPKIAVRLNAQEVLVISGTLTGKELRRLMENCAQVGVTLKVIPGMEDLVSGDYAGQIRDVDINDLLRREPVQLSGEAIATLLEGRTLLVTGAGGSIGSEICRQVLRFHPQRLVLVERAENNLFLIEQELRRSKTATELFACIADVTDGPRIDQIFGTHQPAIVFHAAAHKHVPMMESNAGEAIKNNVLGTKQLAELADHHGVQEFVMISTDKAVNPTSVMGASKQIAERFVHAFSEVATTKFVVVRFGNVLASAGSVVPIFQEQIRRGGPITVTHPEIERFFMTIPEASQLVLQAAVMGNGGEIFVLDMGESVRIVDLAQDLIRLSGLEPEDVEIVFTGLRPGEKLYEELYFNDEEMLPTPHPKLFVAYHRPYHMDEVNRLIDALAEVVHEPTEVVCRRLQELVPEYVPPAPEAGAELLAAHSLHSDEEASGESTNGVPLNGPLNGDPAGSPEHRTSESTRP is encoded by the coding sequence ATGACGAAAAGCCGCATCACGCCCCCATGGTTCGTGCGACGGGCGATTCTCGTCGTCGGCGTGCATTTGATAGCCTTCCTGGCTGCCTATTTGCTGGCGTTCGCCTTGCGGTTCGATTTCCGTTTCGACACCCAGGAAGTGATCACGTTCTGGTTCACGGTGCCGGGCGTGCTGATGATCAAGGCCCTGGTGTTTTACCTCACGGGCCAATATCGCTTGTCGTGGCGCAGCGTTACGTTTTCCGATCTGGCTTCGCTTATCAAAGCGGCCACGCTATCGCTGCTGGCCATCTTTGTTCTGTATTTCCTGATCGAGCCCACCCGCACGCTTGGCCGGGCGATCCCGTTGATCGATTGGGCCAATACGATTTTGATCCTTGGCGGATTGCGGGCGTTTCATCGGATGTCGCGCGAGGAGTTTCGCTTTTTCTATCGTCCTTCCGGCGCCCGTAAAGCGCTGATCGTCGGAGCGAACCAATCGGGCCATAATCTGGCCCGGCATTTGTACACCGCTGATCCGCAGAAATATCTAGCCCTCGGATTCTTGGACCACGATCTCAAGCGGCTCGGCTCACTGCATGCGGGCCTGCCGGTTTTGGGCCGGCCGGAAGAGGCGCCGAAAATCGCCGTGCGGCTGAACGCCCAGGAAGTGCTCGTGATTTCCGGCACACTGACCGGCAAAGAGCTCCGCCGCTTGATGGAAAACTGCGCCCAAGTCGGTGTGACGCTGAAGGTCATTCCCGGGATGGAAGATCTCGTGTCGGGAGATTACGCCGGCCAGATTCGCGATGTCGATATCAACGATCTTTTGCGGCGCGAACCGGTGCAACTCAGCGGCGAAGCGATTGCCACGCTCTTGGAAGGCCGCACGCTGCTCGTCACCGGCGCCGGCGGAAGCATCGGTTCCGAGATTTGCCGCCAGGTGCTGCGATTTCATCCACAGCGGCTCGTGCTGGTGGAGCGGGCCGAAAACAATCTGTTTCTCATCGAGCAGGAATTGCGGCGCTCGAAAACCGCCACCGAATTGTTCGCCTGCATCGCCGACGTGACCGACGGGCCGCGGATCGATCAGATTTTCGGAACGCATCAACCGGCGATCGTGTTCCATGCCGCGGCCCATAAGCACGTGCCGATGATGGAATCGAATGCCGGCGAGGCCATCAAGAACAATGTGCTGGGAACGAAGCAGCTCGCCGAGTTGGCCGATCATCATGGCGTGCAAGAGTTCGTCATGATCTCGACCGACAAGGCCGTGAATCCGACCAGCGTGATGGGAGCGTCGAAGCAGATCGCCGAGCGGTTCGTTCACGCCTTTTCGGAAGTGGCCACGACCAAGTTCGTCGTGGTGCGGTTCGGCAACGTGCTGGCGTCGGCCGGCAGCGTGGTGCCGATCTTCCAAGAACAGATTCGCCGCGGCGGACCGATCACGGTTACGCATCCCGAGATCGAACGTTTTTTCATGACGATTCCCGAAGCGTCGCAATTGGTGCTGCAGGCGGCGGTGATGGGCAACGGCGGCGAGATTTTCGTGCTCGATATGGGCGAATCGGTGCGAATCGTCGACTTGGCGCAAGACCTGATCCGCCTCTCGGGCCTCGAGCCGGAGGATGTAGAAATCGTGTTCACCGGCTTGCGGCCCGGCGAAAAGCTGTATGAGGAGCTGTATTTCAACGACGAGGAAATGCTCCCCACGCCGCATCCGAAGCTGTTCGTCGCGTATCACCGTCCGTATCACATGGACGAAGTGAATCGGCTGATCGACGCACTGGCCGAAGTGGTCCACGAGCCGACAGAAGTCGTTTGCCGGCGATTGCAAGAACTGGTTCCGGAATACGTGCCCCCCGCGCCGGAGGCGGGGGCCGAACTGCTGGCAGCCCATTCGCTGCACAGCGATGAGGAGGCAAGCGGCGAATCGACCAACGGTGTCCCGCTGAATGGCCCGCTGAATGGCGATCCCGCCGGTTCCCCGGAGCATCGGACTTCGGAATCGACCCGGCCGTAA
- a CDS encoding Gfo/Idh/MocA family oxidoreductase, protein MNEAASQLIETVSQRPTLIAGYGSIGRRHVQNLQSLGCSQFVFFRTHRGTLPDDTSAVNRRFAENRQAAFQANGNEAAAPPSEKAAWVEVHELDRAWMHRPRIAVVSNPTAAHMKVALASARNGCDLFIEKPLSDSLDDCEELSEIVRRNNLVAMIGCQFRFHPLLIRLREGLSAGRLGAVVGARAEWGEYLPEWHPWEDHRQGYSARADLGGGVVLTLIHPLDYLYWLFGPVERVQASTRSVAALQTPAGEDWAEITIEFCSGVVGQVHLDYLQRPAVHRLTVCGDHGRAEWDCVAGTLRWETAGSSGNAAPITTIETIPPRFERNSMFIDEMQHFLRCVETRQTPAITLADGIAVLKIALAAKQSAREVRRTSESQRHG, encoded by the coding sequence GTGAACGAAGCTGCTTCGCAATTGATCGAAACCGTTTCACAGCGACCCACATTGATTGCCGGATATGGATCAATCGGCCGCCGGCATGTGCAGAACCTTCAATCGCTTGGTTGTTCGCAGTTCGTGTTTTTCCGAACGCACCGTGGCACACTGCCCGATGACACTTCGGCCGTGAATCGCCGATTCGCGGAGAATCGTCAGGCCGCGTTTCAGGCGAATGGCAACGAAGCTGCTGCCCCGCCGAGCGAGAAAGCTGCGTGGGTGGAAGTTCACGAATTGGATCGCGCATGGATGCACCGGCCCAGAATTGCCGTCGTTTCGAATCCGACGGCGGCCCATATGAAAGTCGCATTGGCGTCGGCTCGTAACGGCTGCGACCTTTTCATCGAGAAACCGCTGTCCGATTCGCTCGATGATTGCGAGGAATTGTCGGAGATCGTGCGGCGGAACAACCTCGTAGCCATGATCGGTTGCCAGTTTCGCTTTCATCCGCTGTTGATCCGATTGCGGGAGGGGCTGTCCGCCGGTCGGCTGGGCGCGGTTGTCGGAGCGCGGGCCGAATGGGGCGAATACCTGCCCGAATGGCACCCCTGGGAAGACCATCGCCAAGGCTATAGTGCGCGGGCCGACTTGGGCGGCGGAGTGGTCCTGACACTAATCCATCCCCTCGATTATTTGTATTGGCTCTTCGGACCGGTGGAGCGAGTGCAAGCGTCGACGCGCTCAGTGGCTGCTTTGCAAACCCCGGCAGGCGAAGATTGGGCGGAAATCACGATCGAGTTTTGCTCCGGCGTTGTGGGACAAGTGCATTTAGACTATTTGCAGCGGCCAGCGGTTCACCGGTTGACCGTTTGTGGCGACCATGGCCGAGCCGAGTGGGACTGTGTCGCCGGCACGCTGCGCTGGGAAACCGCCGGCTCGTCGGGCAATGCCGCGCCAATAACGACGATCGAAACCATACCGCCACGGTTTGAGCGAAACTCGATGTTCATCGACGAAATGCAGCACTTCTTGCGGTGCGTCGAGACGCGCCAGACACCGGCAATTACGCTGGCGGACGGCATTGCCGTGCTCAAGATTGCTTTAGCAGCCAAGCAAAGTGCGCGCGAGGTCCGGCGCACCTCGGAGTCGCAGCGCCATGGCTGA